The Mytilus edulis chromosome 12, xbMytEdul2.2, whole genome shotgun sequence genome contains a region encoding:
- the LOC139497649 gene encoding sex peptide receptor-like produces the protein MKLVTGLILYPIVCFIALPANIISIFVFTRKKMRSSTSIFLLSLTIIDTIRICNDIMYFIDVLLNEISFDMAEQTFVFFYPYAHYIFNSSMTCTAWLIVVIAIERYIFVCHSSKAKTICSIPRAIILSTAIALTSFGTSIPYICRYQQNNIEITNKSYVTNQTLVISSLWKNKTFSTAFNSFHYAFRSLIPIILLVVFSLLIVKRLRQCQFRKGKRRTALSLLMVILSFVICATPDTVLSAVLQTGYLEASYLIRGIREIADFLLLLNAGFNFIIYSAFNALFRKTLKEMAGRRSTSSKPLLGNTP, from the coding sequence ATGAAGCTTGTCACCGGTTTGATTCTATACCCGATCGTGTGCTTTATAGCTCTCCCAGCCAACATCATAAGCATATTTGTTTTCACGCGCAAGAAAATGAGATCCTCTACAAGTATTTTTCTTCTGAGTCTGACTATCATCGACACAATAAGAATATGTAATGACATAATGTATTTCATCGATGTCCTTTTGAATGAAATATCGTTCGACATGGCAGAACAAACGTTCGTCTTTTTTTATCCATATGCGCATTACATCTTTAACTCATCAATGACATGCACAGCTTGGTTGATTGTAGTAATTGCAATCGAGAGgtacatatttgtttgtcattCAAGTAAAGCCAAAACCATATGTTCTATACCTCGTGCTATTATTTTGTCTACTGCTATTGCATTGACTTCGTTCGGAACATCAATTCCTTATATATGTAGATATCAACAGAACAACATCGAAATAACAAATAAATCGTATGTCACAAATCAAACTTTGGTCATTTCAAGTTTGTGGAAAAACAAGACGTTTTCAACAGCATTTAATAGTTTCCATTATGCCTTTAGATCACTCATACCAATTATTTTGTTGGTTGTCTTCAGCTTATTAATTGTTAAAAGATTACGCCAATGTCAATTCAGGAAGGGAAAACGGAGAACTGCTCTCAGTCTACTCATGGTTATACTATCGTTTGTCATCTGTGCTACTCCTGATACAGTCCTGTCTGCAGTGTTACAAACAGGTTACCTTGAAGCATCTTATCTGATCCGAGGAATTCGAgaaatagcagattttctattaCTGCTGAACGCTGgattcaattttataatttactcTGCCTTTAATGCGTTATTCCGAAAAACTTTGAAAGAAATGGCCGGTAGAAGAAGCACGTCCAGCAAGCCATTATTGGGAAACACACCGTAA